The sequence GAAATGATTATAAATAAGTCGGTTTAAATTAACTCACTACCGCTAAAGAGATAAGTGAAAATATATTGATTGTTTGTGGTGTTGCCGTTTATCTGCTGGCGAGATATTTTAGGAAGTAATGGTCTATTTAATAAGATTGAGTAGTAAGAAATAACTGAACGCAGCTTTGTGTGCCTTTGTTTAATTTTATCCGATACTAGAAAAACTTCATTGCGTAAGGCCAATTGGTTTGTATTTTTATTTACATATAGAAATATGCTATTTGTATGTGTGTGGTTAAGTGTATTAATGATGAATGATTTAATTTAGTGGTTTTTTTTGTGGAAATATTTACTTAAAAATATTTTTTCACAGAGATATTGTCGTTTTTTAATGAACTTAAAAATGGGGAGGTGAAATTGCCGTTTTACTTGATGATTTGTATGGTAGAAAGTCTTTGCCAAATTCAATTTGTACGCATGAAAAGGGATTAAAGCTTATGCGAGCAAAGAATCTACTTCAGCCTCAATGCCAGGTGATTATTGCTGATGATCATCCGTTGATTATTTTTGCGGTTACAAAAGTGCTGGAGAATGTCAAGGAGGTACAGCTGGCAGGCTCTGCATCATCGGCTTCTGGTTTGTTGCAATTGCTGCAGCAGGTGTCCTGTGATGTTCTGCTTTGTGATTATTCATTTGATAAGGAAGGCGAGTTAGACGGATTGCAATTAATCAAGCAGATACAGGATTTGTATCCCCAGATTAAAATTGTTGTGCTGACTGCTCATCATGATGTTGCCATTGCGCTACGCATCCTTTCTTTGAAAGTAGCAGGCTTTATTAGCAAATCAGCTGGCGAGTTTTCAGGCTTACCCTTTGTCATCGAGCAGGTGCAAATGGGTAAATCATATATTGATCCCGTTACTTTGGATGCGCTGACCTTGCACCAGTTAAATAACGGAAAAAGTAGTGAAAGTCTTTCCGAAATCCCTTTATCAGAAAGGGAAGAAGAAGTTCTGCGTTTATTTGCATCTGGGATGTCTATTACTGAAATTGCACTGCATACAAAACGTAGTGTAAAGACAATCAGTGCCCAGAAAAAAAATGCAATGATTAAGCTGGGCGTGGGTAATGTGGTTGAGTTGCTTGATGCGGTAAAGAGGCTATTTTGAGCTTTTCCATCCTTGATGATTATCTGCGGCTCAGGCTTGCGGCATTCAGGACGTTTTTTCTAGGTATGCAGCTACTCGACTGGGGAGCTCCTGATTGCTCTGTTTGCTATGCCCGGCGTTTGTTGTATGGCGGGGCGTGTATTTTGAGCTTTGCCATTATCGGTATGATGTGTGTTGGCATTTATATGGGTTTTGATCACTTTGTGGGTGAGCGGCAGCAACGCTTCATGATTCAGCGTGATTTACTTAAGGGTGAAGTGGATCGCTACCCGCTTTTGCTCAGGCAGCTGGTGGTGGGGTATGAGACGATTGATCACCGGCAGGTGCTGCACGATTTATCATGGGAAAGATATCAGCAGCTTTTGCAGCAGCAAAATAATGTGATGGTGACCGATCGTGAGATAGCCGTGACGCCTTTTACTGTGCTGTCTACGCTGACGGGTAAGCAAGACAGTGATTCACTTGCGATGTTGCTGCGGCTGGTGCAGGAGATGTCAAGGCTTCCGTTTATCCATGTCAGGGAGTCAAATAGTCCCGTCAGCGGTTTTGCGTACAGTGTTGACCATCGCTTTTTTGCAGTAACTCCTCCCCTTTCCGCTATTGCTTTGCATGATGTGAAGCAAAATGGTGTACCGCTCGAAATCGCCAAGAAAATATCCGGTATTGAAGCTGAAATTCTCAAGTACTCCGAGCAGGAGCTGCTTGATCAGTCACGAGTGGTTTGGGTGCCGCTTTCCTTTGATTCCATTACGGGCGAGCCCGTTCTGCATATTGCCAAACCGGTATTTAATCAGGGTAAGCGTGTCGCTGTGGTTGTTTTTACTTTGTCGTTTCTACAATTTGAGCGGCTTTTCCAGCAATCCAGGCATGACTCTGATTTTCTTGTTATTGCTCAGGATCACTACGCTTTATTCGGGCTGGCTGCAACCAAAGCGCGCGAAGCGAGCTGGGCAAAAAGATTGCGTGCTGTTCCGGATTTTGTGATTGAGCGCGCTAATAATCGTGGGCTTTTTGTTTATTACGCAGGCGCTTTTTTTATTACGCAAAAAATAGCGGGACCTGACTGGGTTGCCGTGCATGTATTTGACTGGTTTGCCGTTATTCAGTATTTACGAAAAGAGCTGTGGATTTCGGTAGCAGTGCTCTTTGTTTTGTTGTGTATTTTATGGGGTTTTGTTGTTTTATTGGATCGTATTGTTCTTGCGGCCATGCAGAGAAAAAGCCTTGCGGTTTACGAAAGTGAGGCGTTCAACCGTACTGTTTTGGCGATGGCACCTGTTGGTCTGGCCGTGCTGGACCCGGTAAAGCAAGTTATTTTGATGCAAAACGAGATTGCCTGCGGGCTGACCGGGCTGCAGGCAGGCGATGGCGGGGGATTTTATTGTTTGTTACTGGATAACACGCCTTTTTCCGTTGGGTTAAACAAAGATTGCAAGCCGCCTGTATTACGTAAAGAGGTGGCTGCCTGCGCCGCAGATGGGCGCCAGGTAGAGCTTGTGGCAGATTTAACCTGGGCACGATACCAGGATCAGGATGTTGTTTTTTGTGCGCTGACGGACATCACCGAGCGTAAAAGCGCCGAGAAGCTGTTAGAGAAAGCAAGACAGCTGGCAGACGAGGCAAATAAAGCAAAGTCCATGTTTTTGGCCATGATGAGTCATGAAATTCGTACTCCTTTGCATGGCGCACTAGGTAATCTTGAATTACTTGAAGGGGAGGATTTATCCGCACCTCAGCGGGCCCGGCTTATTACGATCCGCCACGCCTTTGATGCTTTGTTAGTACTGATTAATAATATTCTTGATTTGTCCAAAATTGGTGCGCAAGAACTCAAGTTGGAATTAATGCCGGTAAGAGTGGGGGAGCTGATTGAGCGTTGTGCCCAAATTTTCTCTCCTTTGCTTGAGCGTAAAGGTTTGTATTTTTACTGCCTGATTGATCCCCGCCTGTTTGCACTCTGGGAGCTGGACGGGCATCGCCTCTCTCAGGTGATTATGAATTTGTTAAGTAATGCAGTGAAGTTTACCCAGGCAGGAGCGATTACGCTTTATGCAACGGCAGATGAGTCGCACCCGGGAGCTTCACGCATCACATTAAGTGTTGCTGATTCTGGTGTCGGCATTCCTGCATGCCGACAAGCTGCTGTTTTTGATTTTTATATGCAGGCTGATGAAGGTGTTGCCCGGCATTTCGGTGGGTCAGGGCTGGGATTGTCTCTTTGTAAGCGCTTATTAGAGCTGGCAGGTGGTTCTATTTCTCTGGAAAGTAAAGAGGGAGAGGGAAGCATTTTTACGATTGAATTGCCTTCTGTAAAAATGGCAGAAATAGCAGAGCCAAAGTACCCGGATTCGGCATTATGTGTGAGTGAAGTGTGGGTGGTTTGTAAATTACCTGCATGGCGGGATATTTTGCTTGAGCAGGTTAAGCTTCAATTGCCCGAGGTTGATGTTGGCTGGGCAGAAAGTGTGGATGAGCTGTCTGGCGATGAGCCGCATGGAATGAGCCATAAAGTACTTCTGATTGCTCACTATGAAAGCAGTTTACCTCTGGATTGCCAGCCGGGACAGCTTTCGGGGATGTACCACATTGTTGTTGTTTCTTCCGATGGCCCTTTGTGCCCGGAAACACGAGATGGAATCACCTATGTGACTTCGCTGAGCTATACCGCTCTGGGACATACGCTCGCTGCCTGTGCTTATCGGCAGGATATGGCTTTGCCCATACCGCATCAGCAATACCAGGCTTTAAATAGCAAGCAGGGGGTACGGGTGCTTATTGCAGAGGACGATGAAACAAATTGTCTGCTGCTGGAGCATCAGCTGCATGCTCTGGGTTATACGCAGGTTGATAGTGTGAGTGATGGGCAGCAGGCATTAATTAGCTGCCTTCAGCAAAGTTACGATATTGTTATTACAGATCTCTATATGCCCGTGATGGGGGGGCAGGATTTATTGAAGGCAATGCGTCAATTTGGTATTGCCACACCTCTGCTGGTAAATACGGCCAACGCGTATGATGACTGGCGGGTAGAAGGAGAAGATTTTGCCGCTGTATTACAAAAACCCCTGACGATTGCTCAGCTGGGGCAGACTCTTGGGCGTGTTTTGTGTGTATCCGGGGCTGAAATGCCGGATCCGGGGGCTCAACTGCCGGAAACCTTGAGAGATGCAACCCTGGAAAAGGTTTTCCTTGCATCCTGGGAGAGTGACCGGGGTCAGTTGCAAAATGCTGTAGAGTCCGGGGACTTTAAGCGGTTTGAGCATTGTTTGCACAAAGTAAAAGGTGGTTTGTTCGTTATGAATGAATCGCTGGCCTTACAGGCTTGTGAGGCTTTGCAGCGCTTACTCAGATCAGGTGAAACGATTCAGATTAGCGCGCTTTTGTCCGACTTTATGCTAATTATGTCTGATGTTGTGAGCCGCTATAAGGGACACGCCTAGGGGCCCGCATAAATGGGGCCGCTAAACGGATGTGTTTCAAAGTGCTTACCAGTCGGTTTCTTCCGGCGATTTACCATCAGACAGAATAACTTCGCTCATCCATTGGGAAGTGAACATTTCTAAGCCCCATTTACTGTTTAGGATGGCGTTTGTATTTTTAGCAAGATCCTGATGGCCGGAATCATCTGTTAATTTCTCTGTTATCTTTCCCAGTACTTCTATTTGCTGTGCCAGTGAGTGATACGGAGATGAGTGGGTGCTATTAAACTCTTGTATATAAGTCTCTATCGCTGCGGTGTCATTAGGAGAGAGGTGCAAAAGCCCCTGGTAAAATGCTTCATCGGTCTCGCTCCATTTAGTCTGGGGCACCGTTTCTTTTGATTTTATTTCTGCAGTTTCAGATGCGGCTTGTATAGCCCGCTCAGAGATCGGATACACAGCTGCTTCACTGCTGTTGTGTTTGTCCGGGATATTGCTAACGGCTGAGATCATATTTACTCCGCTAAGTAAGGCTGCTGTGGTATCGATGATTGTGCTTAAAGAGCGCGTTTGCTGTATTTTTTTGCATTGTGAGTTACTTTTTAAATTTACTGTTCCGTATCACATTGTTCGGCATGACTCTGCTCTGGCGATGTGCCAAACTGGCTTATAAAAACCTTTTGTAAAGATTGCAGGCTGGCTTGTGAGAGCAGGCGGCATTCCGAATGCAGCTCGTGCATGTCATGTAATAAGGCCTGCGTTGCTTCGGTAATAAATTCCTCGGGAATAAACTGGGCAATTTGGTCTGCATAGCGCATTACAAACCGTGCCTTTGCATGATATTCAATTTGAATTTTCCCCTCCCATTGCTCTTGTAGCGAGCTGCTTAGCCGGGAGTGCGCCGCCCGGCAGTATTGGGGCAGTTGTAATTTCAAGGTGCTTTGCGATGAGTTCTTATCTACGCCGCTTAGCCATTCATTCAGTAATACAAGGAGTAAATCTGGATGATCCAGTGAGGCGCTCAGCATCGCTCGGGCTTGATCTTCCAATTTGCCCTGTAAGCGACGGGTCAGGTTGTCACTATCATTAATATGCTTTGTCAGCGTGCCTGCAGCCGCAATTACGCCATCCTGATAACCACTGGCCCATGCTTGCTGGCGGATCTGCCCGGCCTGGGCTGCTGCTTCTTTTAGCAGTTGCTTTGCCCGCTGACGCGCTTCTGCAAGCAGACTCATGGCTTTACGCTGCTGCTCGAGTTTGTTGCGGGTGAGCAGCACGTTTTCCCGGGCCGTTATAGGCCGGAGGGTGGGGATGTCTTTGGGCATATTGAAGGGCCTGGTTGAATAAAAGCGGATAAGCCGGGGCCAGGGGGGATTGCGCTTTTATTGTGTCTACAAAAGGTGGAAAAAGTAGTGCCAGTCTTTGTTTCAGGGCGGGGGGAAGGGGCCCCAGACAAGCATATAGTTCGAGATAGCTCTGTTTGATTAGATCGGTAAAGCTGATTGTTTCTCCGTTAAGGCTTGGTTGTGGCGGGATGAGATCAAGCCTGGCAAATGGTTGCGCCCAGGCTGGTAAACGTTGTAAACCGCCTTGGCGGGCTAATGAGGCACGCATGCGCTGGCAGCTGATTAAAAAACCTGTCCGGGGTAAATGCTGCCAGTTCAGTACCCCCTGGAGCACTGTGCTTCCGGCAGTAATCTGCGGGGGTTCGGTACTAAGGTGCAGACGGTTGATGAGCATTTCATTAATGATGATGCTCTGAGGCGCACCGTTTAGCATAGGGGGCAGACGCAAGCGCGCCTCATGGATATAGGACAGTGGCTCATGCAGGATTTGCTTTAACATCTGTTGCAGATCAGCCATCGGTTTGCCCTTTCTTGCGTTTTTTCCATAGCATCAGGGTGGCCGTGATAAAAAAGGAAAATAGCAGGAGCAGGCCCAGGATCGGGCCTGCTTCCAGTGTTTTTTGCTTTTGCCCGGCTACGCTCGGGCTTTGGTGCTGGGCGGGGGAGCGTCGTGACAGAACGACCGAAATATTGTCGTATTCCACTTCACTAAAGCTGTTTTTCAAGAAGCGTTTGATGTCGTTAATCAGAAGTGTGGCTTCGATTTCTTTGTCGTAAACGGCGAGTGCAGATAGATGGACCGGTTTTGTTGTTTTGCTTTCGCTGGTGTCAAGGTCATAGCTGACATGAACGTGTGCCGTAAGAATGCCATCCAGGCTGCGCAGTGATTGTTCGAGTCTTTGCTCTATGGCAGAGTACAGGCGTGCTTTTTCTGCGCGCGGGGATGAGACGAGTGAATCGGACGGAAACATCTTCGCAATTTCCATGCGCGGGCGGGAGGGTAAGTCGTAGGTTTTCAGCCAGTCTACAGCCGCTGCAAAATCGGCGGGATCAACGGTAATGCTGTAGCCTGCCTTGCCCTGATCCACTTTGCTGACCTTTATATTATTGCGCTGCAGTACGGCGGTGACTTCATTGACCTGCTCCTGATCAAGGCCTTTGAGCAGGTCCTGTTGCTGGCAGCCGGCAAGGCCGAGTATCAGCAGGTGGGCGACAATAAGCTGCTTTATCATGATCGTAGCAAGGATTCTACTGCGCCCACAGCTTTGCGGGTGAGCGTGCTGATCATGGATACATCCAGATTGTAGTTGGAGGTTCGCATTTGCAGCTCGAACAGCGTGGCTGGGTCGCTGAGTAAGCCGGGTTGGGATAAAATCTGCATCACCTCTTTTTTATCGTTTTCAGTGGCAGCCGTGCTTTGGGCATAAGCATGTAATAAACGATCATCCAGTGAAATCAGGCCGTCTTCATGGCTTCCGATATCGCTTATCTGCGTGCTGAGTGCCTGGCTGTATTGAACGGAGCTAATCGTATTCATTTGTACGAGTCCTGTAAAAGGCAGCAGAGAAGCTCTGTTGCCTGGGGTCATCAGCGGAAATTCTGAATGATGGCTGCGTCGATATCTTTGTAAACCTTTACAACGTTAGATTGTGCATTGCGGTAAAGGTTATATTCCGATAACGCACTTTGGTAAGCGGCCAGGTTTGATGCCTTGCCGGGGTTATCAATCACGTCCTTAAGGGCCGCCTTCATTTTTTTGTCGAGTAGCTCCACTCCGTCATCAAATCGATTGGATAGGTTGGTTAATTCGCCATCCCACGAGTCATCAAAATGTGGGGATGGAATAGGTGCAGTTGATGGCATGTCTATTTCCTTGTAGTAGGAGGAGGAAAGTACCAGTGCTGAGGCGCCATTTTGACGTAGCCCTGGTTACCAAATGTGAAGGATTTACCTTTTAGCCAGTCATCCTTCAGCTCGATAGCAAATTGCACATAACGCCCGTCCCATTGCCGATAGTAGTCATCAACAAAAGTACGGATATTTTGCAGTTCGCTGTCTGCAAGTGCCCCTTGAATAACGAAGGTTACGCTGTCGGGATTATTGATCCGGGTAAAGGGGGCCGCCAGCCGTTCCAGGCCCGCCTGTGCTTGTTGTGCAATGTAGTGGTCACTTGTGGGCACTATCTCTATATCCCCGGCGTAGGGCAGCTCTGCTTTGAGTTTTTTGCTAAGCTGCTGATGGTTTTTCGGGTCTGAATTGCTTCGTTCCAGACTGATGAGCAGCCGCGGAAGCAGAGGATTGTCTATTTGTAAGCGGTGATAACTTAGACCCGGTTCATTTTCTGCCAGCCAGTGACGAATGCGCCGGGCTTCGTCTTGTAAACTGATAACACGGGTTGGCTGAGAGAAATCACTATGTATGAGTGCCTGCCTGGCCCAGGAGGCATCCCGCTCATTGTTTGCAATGATATAGAGCCGGTTGTCCTGCCCGGCATGGATTTGATACTTCCCTGTCTGATCACCGAGTACGTCAGATAAGTGGGTGATGTGTTGTCTGGCGATATTCTGATTGTAAAAAAATAAAGCCGTTCCTATCAGCAGGGCCGTTGTGACGGCGATCAGCAGGGGACGAAATCCTCTTTGTTTTATTGAATGGCTGGCAGGTGCCGGAATTTCTTGCTGGTAATTGATTATTTCTTCGGACCAGCTCTCTTCTATACGGCGGATCGCAATGGTCAGTTTGCCTATATGACTTACCGTGTTGAACGGCTGGTGTATTTCCTTTGCCGGAGTGTCGGCGGCAAGCTCATAGAGGGTGATAGTGCCGGGCTGGGCATCTTCTGCCTGTATTTCAAAATTAATACCGCCATCTTTCATGGGGACAAAAATAGTGTTTTCCGGCAGGCTGTGGTGCTGGGGCAGTAGCTCATCTTCATTGCCGACAATAAATAGCGTTTTCCCTGTGGGCAACTCAAATTCACAGCCACGCAATATGCTGTTTAACAGGCGGATAACGATAATTGGAGGCA comes from Iodobacter ciconiae and encodes:
- a CDS encoding EscJ/YscJ/HrcJ family type III secretion inner membrane ring protein, coding for MIKQLIVAHLLILGLAGCQQQDLLKGLDQEQVNEVTAVLQRNNIKVSKVDQGKAGYSITVDPADFAAAVDWLKTYDLPSRPRMEIAKMFPSDSLVSSPRAEKARLYSAIEQRLEQSLRSLDGILTAHVHVSYDLDTSESKTTKPVHLSALAVYDKEIEATLLINDIKRFLKNSFSEVEYDNISVVLSRRSPAQHQSPSVAGQKQKTLEAGPILGLLLLFSFFITATLMLWKKRKKGQTDG
- a CDS encoding type III secretion apparatus protein OrgA/MxiK; this translates as MADLQQMLKQILHEPLSYIHEARLRLPPMLNGAPQSIIINEMLINRLHLSTEPPQITAGSTVLQGVLNWQHLPRTGFLISCQRMRASLARQGGLQRLPAWAQPFARLDLIPPQPSLNGETISFTDLIKQSYLELYACLGPLPPALKQRLALLFPPFVDTIKAQSPLAPAYPLLFNQALQYAQRHPHPPAYNGPGKRAAHPQQTRAAA
- a CDS encoding response regulator transcription factor; this encodes MRAKNLLQPQCQVIIADDHPLIIFAVTKVLENVKEVQLAGSASSASGLLQLLQQVSCDVLLCDYSFDKEGELDGLQLIKQIQDLYPQIKIVVLTAHHDVAIALRILSLKVAGFISKSAGEFSGLPFVIEQVQMGKSYIDPVTLDALTLHQLNNGKSSESLSEIPLSEREEEVLRLFASGMSITEIALHTKRSVKTISAQKKNAMIKLGVGNVVELLDAVKRLF
- the sctI gene encoding type III secretion system inner rod subunit SctI; amino-acid sequence: MNTISSVQYSQALSTQISDIGSHEDGLISLDDRLLHAYAQSTAATENDKKEVMQILSQPGLLSDPATLFELQMRTSNYNLDVSMISTLTRKAVGAVESLLRS
- a CDS encoding type III secretion system needle complex protein, which gives rise to MPSTAPIPSPHFDDSWDGELTNLSNRFDDGVELLDKKMKAALKDVIDNPGKASNLAAYQSALSEYNLYRNAQSNVVKVYKDIDAAIIQNFR
- a CDS encoding PrgH/EprH family type III secretion apparatus protein — protein: MPPIIVIRLLNSILRGCEFELPTGKTLFIVGNEDELLPQHHSLPENTIFVPMKDGGINFEIQAEDAQPGTITLYELAADTPAKEIHQPFNTVSHIGKLTIAIRRIEESWSEEIINYQQEIPAPASHSIKQRGFRPLLIAVTTALLIGTALFFYNQNIARQHITHLSDVLGDQTGKYQIHAGQDNRLYIIANNERDASWARQALIHSDFSQPTRVISLQDEARRIRHWLAENEPGLSYHRLQIDNPLLPRLLISLERSNSDPKNHQQLSKKLKAELPYAGDIEIVPTSDHYIAQQAQAGLERLAAPFTRINNPDSVTFVIQGALADSELQNIRTFVDDYYRQWDGRYVQFAIELKDDWLKGKSFTFGNQGYVKMAPQHWYFPPPTTRK
- a CDS encoding hybrid sensor histidine kinase/response regulator, whose product is MSFSILDDYLRLRLAAFRTFFLGMQLLDWGAPDCSVCYARRLLYGGACILSFAIIGMMCVGIYMGFDHFVGERQQRFMIQRDLLKGEVDRYPLLLRQLVVGYETIDHRQVLHDLSWERYQQLLQQQNNVMVTDREIAVTPFTVLSTLTGKQDSDSLAMLLRLVQEMSRLPFIHVRESNSPVSGFAYSVDHRFFAVTPPLSAIALHDVKQNGVPLEIAKKISGIEAEILKYSEQELLDQSRVVWVPLSFDSITGEPVLHIAKPVFNQGKRVAVVVFTLSFLQFERLFQQSRHDSDFLVIAQDHYALFGLAATKAREASWAKRLRAVPDFVIERANNRGLFVYYAGAFFITQKIAGPDWVAVHVFDWFAVIQYLRKELWISVAVLFVLLCILWGFVVLLDRIVLAAMQRKSLAVYESEAFNRTVLAMAPVGLAVLDPVKQVILMQNEIACGLTGLQAGDGGGFYCLLLDNTPFSVGLNKDCKPPVLRKEVAACAADGRQVELVADLTWARYQDQDVVFCALTDITERKSAEKLLEKARQLADEANKAKSMFLAMMSHEIRTPLHGALGNLELLEGEDLSAPQRARLITIRHAFDALLVLINNILDLSKIGAQELKLELMPVRVGELIERCAQIFSPLLERKGLYFYCLIDPRLFALWELDGHRLSQVIMNLLSNAVKFTQAGAITLYATADESHPGASRITLSVADSGVGIPACRQAAVFDFYMQADEGVARHFGGSGLGLSLCKRLLELAGGSISLESKEGEGSIFTIELPSVKMAEIAEPKYPDSALCVSEVWVVCKLPAWRDILLEQVKLQLPEVDVGWAESVDELSGDEPHGMSHKVLLIAHYESSLPLDCQPGQLSGMYHIVVVSSDGPLCPETRDGITYVTSLSYTALGHTLAACAYRQDMALPIPHQQYQALNSKQGVRVLIAEDDETNCLLLEHQLHALGYTQVDSVSDGQQALISCLQQSYDIVITDLYMPVMGGQDLLKAMRQFGIATPLLVNTANAYDDWRVEGEDFAAVLQKPLTIAQLGQTLGRVLCVSGAEMPDPGAQLPETLRDATLEKVFLASWESDRGQLQNAVESGDFKRFEHCLHKVKGGLFVMNESLALQACEALQRLLRSGETIQISALLSDFMLIMSDVVSRYKGHA